One Bosea sp. 685 DNA segment encodes these proteins:
- a CDS encoding PfkB family carbohydrate kinase, whose translation MAHRLLGLGDNTVDTYVDRGLQFPGGNAVNVAVLARRLGAQAGYLGCIGTDEAGMLLVDALRQEGVDTGHCRILPGGNARAFIGHDGNDRRFLRSERGVRGQWGGFSAADLAYVAGFDLVHSSVYSELEAELGTIRSAVRLLSYDFSERWTDANLAATLPALDIAFLSFPNGSDAECRALLERCTGQGARIAVVTRGARGSMALSDGAFHAHGISEARIVDTLGAGDGFIAAFILRLLHGAGLDEALAAGADHAAMVCGYQGGFGHGAAWSTPPGMTSN comes from the coding sequence ATGGCCCACAGGCTGCTCGGCCTAGGCGACAATACGGTCGACACCTATGTCGATCGAGGCTTGCAGTTTCCCGGCGGCAACGCCGTCAATGTCGCCGTGCTCGCCCGCAGGCTCGGCGCGCAGGCTGGCTATCTCGGCTGCATCGGCACGGACGAGGCCGGCATGCTGTTGGTAGACGCCTTGCGGCAGGAGGGCGTCGACACCGGCCATTGCCGTATTCTGCCCGGCGGCAATGCGCGCGCCTTCATCGGCCATGATGGCAATGATCGCCGCTTCCTGCGTTCCGAGCGCGGCGTGCGCGGGCAGTGGGGCGGCTTCAGCGCCGCCGACCTAGCCTATGTCGCGGGCTTCGATCTCGTCCATTCCAGCGTCTACAGCGAGCTGGAGGCCGAGCTTGGAACGATACGCAGCGCTGTCCGCCTGCTGTCCTATGATTTCTCCGAGCGCTGGACCGACGCCAATCTGGCGGCGACGCTGCCGGCGCTCGATATCGCCTTCCTGTCCTTTCCCAATGGCTCGGATGCGGAGTGCCGCGCATTGCTGGAGCGCTGCACCGGTCAGGGCGCGCGGATCGCGGTCGTGACCCGGGGCGCACGCGGCTCGATGGCCTTGTCTGACGGCGCTTTCCACGCGCACGGTATCAGCGAGGCGCGCATCGTCGATACGTTGGGCGCTGGAGACGGCTTCATCGCCGCCTTCATTCTGCGCCTGCTGCATGGCGCGGGTCTGGATGAGGCGCTTGCCGCCGGCGCCGATCACGCCGCTATGGTCTGCGGATATCAAGGCGGCTTCGGCCACGGCGCGGCATGGTCGACGCCGCCCGGCATGACATCGAACTGA
- a CDS encoding SDR family NAD(P)-dependent oxidoreductase encodes MGETLSGRVALVTGGARGIGLAIATALAEAGAHAILHDRDREAAQAATAALLGSGASASSLIADLAEPLAPAAMLTELRARGNEPDILVLCASAEIRESWDAVSDKALRVQSEVNLHATVRLIRSFLPGMVARGFGRIIAIGSVQEARANADCFYYAATKAAQTSMILTLARTLRAPDVTCNVIQPGAIRTERNRAILTEPGREALALERIPLGRIGAPQDCAGIARLLCAPEGAYINGAEIAVDGGMRL; translated from the coding sequence ATGGGCGAGACGCTGTCAGGACGCGTCGCGCTCGTCACGGGCGGAGCGCGCGGGATCGGGCTGGCGATCGCGACAGCGCTGGCGGAAGCCGGCGCGCATGCGATCCTGCATGACCGCGACCGGGAGGCGGCCCAGGCCGCGACAGCGGCGCTTCTCGGCAGCGGAGCCTCGGCCTCCAGCCTGATCGCCGATCTCGCCGAGCCCCTGGCTCCCGCCGCGATGCTGACGGAACTTCGGGCGCGCGGAAATGAGCCCGACATTCTCGTGCTCTGCGCCTCCGCGGAAATCCGCGAGAGCTGGGATGCGGTCAGCGACAAGGCCCTGCGTGTCCAGAGCGAGGTCAACCTGCACGCAACCGTGCGATTGATCCGCAGCTTCCTGCCCGGCATGGTCGCGCGCGGCTTCGGCAGGATCATCGCGATCGGCTCGGTGCAGGAGGCGCGCGCCAATGCCGACTGCTTCTACTACGCCGCGACCAAGGCGGCACAGACCAGCATGATCCTCACCCTCGCCCGCACGCTGCGCGCCCCGGACGTGACCTGCAACGTGATCCAGCCCGGCGCCATCCGGACGGAACGTAATCGCGCGATCCTCACTGAGCCCGGTCGCGAGGCGCTCGCGCTGGAGCGCATCCCGCTCGGACGGATAGGCGCGCCGCAGGACTGCGCCGGCATCGCGCGGCTGCTGTGCGCGCCCGAGGGCGCCTATATCAACGGCGCCGAGATCGCCGTCGATGGCGGCATGCGGCTGTGA
- a CDS encoding hydantoinase B/oxoprolinase family protein gives MIISATVTVDPITVEVIGSSFASITEEMGEALVKASYSTNIKERRDCSTALFDIGGDTLCQAEHIPMHLGSFIGIIPHILKRHPVAEMKPGDVFIGNDAYEGGGTHLPDIVLAEPIFHDGTMVAWAVNTAHHADFADRGHAHIYQEGLRIPPIRLYDGGVLMKDVQELILLNCQVPRERLSDLRAQMAANRLGVERVRALCDKYGRSTVLSAGKALQDYAERKMRAGIKSIPDGVYLFEDYFDNPEIDEPMTFSVAITVAGEEMKLAFESPPQARAGFNMVYTALLSTVYYAVKTVADPTIPPNAGLARPLTVTAKEGTVLNCVHPAAVNGRIAACQRVVDLIHGALAQAVPERVIAACCGTAASATFAGEMPGSGQLWVYLETIGGGSGARATKDGLDGVHVHMTNTSNLPVEALEVEYPLTLLRYELVDGSGGQGRHRGGMGLRRVYRAEAPCRLNVDNSRLNSRPWGIAGGESGQGGSFVFSDGVGPFVRGDGALEAGQIVEIITPGAGGYGPPSERAAEDKARDIAEGRLRSA, from the coding sequence ATGATCATCAGCGCCACCGTCACCGTCGATCCGATCACCGTGGAAGTCATCGGCTCCTCCTTTGCCTCGATCACCGAGGAAATGGGTGAGGCGCTGGTCAAGGCGAGCTATTCCACCAACATCAAGGAGCGCCGCGACTGCTCGACCGCGCTCTTCGACATCGGCGGCGATACGCTCTGCCAGGCCGAGCATATCCCGATGCATCTTGGCTCCTTCATCGGCATCATCCCGCATATCCTGAAGCGCCATCCCGTCGCCGAGATGAAGCCCGGCGACGTCTTCATCGGCAATGACGCTTATGAAGGCGGCGGCACTCATCTGCCCGATATCGTCCTCGCGGAACCGATCTTCCATGACGGCACGATGGTCGCATGGGCCGTCAATACCGCCCACCATGCCGATTTCGCCGATCGCGGCCACGCCCATATCTACCAGGAAGGCCTGCGCATTCCGCCGATCCGGCTTTATGACGGCGGCGTTTTGATGAAGGACGTGCAGGAACTGATCCTGCTCAACTGCCAGGTGCCGCGCGAGCGCCTCTCGGATCTGCGCGCCCAGATGGCGGCGAACCGCCTCGGTGTCGAGCGCGTGCGGGCGCTCTGCGACAAATACGGACGCTCGACCGTGCTGTCTGCCGGCAAGGCGCTGCAGGATTATGCCGAGCGCAAGATGCGCGCCGGGATCAAGTCGATCCCCGACGGGGTCTATCTTTTCGAGGATTATTTCGACAATCCCGAAATCGACGAGCCGATGACGTTCTCGGTCGCGATCACGGTCGCGGGCGAGGAGATGAAGCTCGCTTTCGAATCCCCGCCGCAGGCGCGCGCCGGCTTCAACATGGTCTACACCGCGCTGCTCTCGACGGTCTATTACGCGGTCAAAACCGTGGCCGACCCGACGATCCCGCCCAATGCCGGCCTCGCCCGGCCGCTGACCGTCACGGCGAAGGAGGGCACGGTGCTGAACTGCGTCCACCCGGCAGCGGTGAACGGGCGCATCGCGGCCTGCCAGCGCGTCGTCGACCTGATCCATGGGGCGCTCGCGCAGGCTGTGCCAGAGCGTGTGATCGCCGCCTGCTGCGGCACGGCGGCGTCGGCGACCTTCGCCGGCGAGATGCCGGGCTCCGGTCAGCTCTGGGTCTATCTGGAGACGATCGGCGGCGGTTCCGGCGCGCGAGCGACAAAGGATGGTCTCGACGGCGTCCATGTCCATATGACCAACACCTCGAACCTGCCGGTCGAGGCGCTGGAGGTCGAATATCCGCTGACGCTGCTGCGCTACGAACTGGTCGACGGTTCGGGCGGCCAGGGCCGCCATCGCGGCGGCATGGGCCTGCGTCGCGTCTACCGCGCCGAGGCTCCCTGCCGCCTCAATGTCGACAACTCCCGCCTGAACTCGCGTCCCTGGGGCATCGCCGGCGGCGAGTCGGGGCAGGGCGGCTCCTTTGTCTTCAGTGACGGCGTTGGCCCCTTCGTTAGGGGCGACGGAGCGCTGGAAGCGGGGCAGATCGTCGAGATCATCACACCGGGCGCTGGCGGCTACGGTCCACCCTCGGAACGGGCTGCAGAGGACAAGGCTCGCGATATCGCCGAAGGGCGGCTGCGGTCGGCTTAG
- a CDS encoding ABC transporter substrate-binding protein, with amino-acid sequence MTTSISRRAFGLISGGAAASLALPGIARAQAKAVTALGHRVHQTSATTGPGGDATEAWRKQSGASVNWVTFGDVNAIHERLLREATLGETTIDVAYLLNGRAVPRNLKLFEPLDALLKDAAIEALDDFAPGLIAPMKLDDALHGIPVRHATNALIYNEAILEERGVSKLPTSFEELAELARKLTFKRDDGTQVNGLAFTAAFASNFLTLARCLGGDYMTPDGKLVANEPGMVKALTLLADFYKAGVLPRNFATVNNEEITTWMQQGRAAMTINPFARLVTYNDPAKGKYGGRFKSLLPPMAADLAGKVTYAPTTEFWSLVIPKNARQKPLSWEMIKALSSKAGTLAMALNGNGPTRVSTYTDEKLKAAMPYAADEAAALKASRIHLPAFDEQARAHDIFLEETQAAVLGIKPPQQAMDDAVKRVKPLLG; translated from the coding sequence ATGACCACATCCATCTCCCGCCGCGCATTCGGCCTGATCTCGGGCGGCGCCGCGGCCTCGCTCGCCTTGCCAGGCATCGCCCGTGCCCAGGCAAAGGCCGTCACCGCGCTCGGCCATCGCGTCCACCAGACCTCGGCCACGACTGGGCCGGGCGGCGACGCAACCGAGGCCTGGCGCAAGCAATCCGGCGCGAGCGTCAACTGGGTGACATTCGGCGACGTCAACGCCATCCATGAGCGGCTGCTGCGCGAGGCGACGCTGGGCGAGACCACAATCGACGTCGCCTATCTGCTCAACGGGCGGGCCGTGCCGCGCAACCTCAAGCTGTTCGAGCCGCTCGACGCCCTGCTGAAGGATGCAGCCATCGAGGCGCTGGATGATTTCGCGCCGGGCCTGATCGCGCCGATGAAGCTCGACGACGCGCTGCACGGCATCCCCGTCCGCCATGCGACCAACGCGCTGATCTACAACGAGGCGATCCTGGAGGAGCGCGGCGTCAGCAAGCTGCCGACCAGTTTCGAGGAGCTGGCCGAGCTCGCCCGCAAGCTGACCTTCAAGCGCGACGACGGCACACAGGTGAACGGCCTCGCCTTCACCGCCGCCTTCGCCTCGAACTTCCTGACGCTCGCGCGCTGCCTCGGCGGCGACTACATGACCCCCGACGGCAAGCTCGTCGCCAACGAGCCCGGCATGGTCAAGGCGCTGACGCTGTTGGCCGATTTCTACAAGGCCGGCGTGCTGCCGCGCAATTTCGCGACCGTGAACAATGAGGAGATCACGACCTGGATGCAGCAGGGCCGCGCGGCGATGACGATCAACCCCTTCGCCCGGTTGGTGACCTATAACGACCCGGCCAAGGGCAAATATGGCGGGCGCTTCAAGTCGCTGCTGCCGCCGATGGCCGCGGATCTCGCCGGCAAGGTCACTTACGCGCCGACGACCGAATTCTGGTCGCTGGTGATCCCGAAGAACGCCAGGCAGAAGCCGCTGAGCTGGGAGATGATCAAGGCGCTGTCGTCCAAGGCCGGGACCTTGGCCATGGCGCTGAACGGCAACGGCCCGACGCGGGTTTCGACCTATACCGACGAGAAGCTGAAAGCCGCGATGCCCTATGCCGCCGATGAGGCTGCCGCGCTCAAGGCCTCGCGCATCCATCTGCCCGCCTTCGACGAGCAGGCCCGCGCCCACGACATCTTCCTGGAGGAGACTCAGGCCGCCGTGCTCGGCATCAAGCCGCCGCAACAGGCGATGGATGACGCCGTGAAGCGCGTGAAGCCGCTGCTCGGCTGA
- a CDS encoding SIS domain-containing protein, which yields MSIAYDRIRVLDGLAQTQAAVPEAFALGRKLAAGIDRIYLVAAGSANRAMLGIAYWLEHYSPGIEVRRYFPAEFMAIDPPRLDGRTLVLLASKSGTTPETVAAARFLKDKPCQVVAFSQYADKPLAQAVPQHFIVGDTSESFIAMFMLMQALVGGIMTEKEGWPLGDKLLASLDALPGAIADAAEQNEERAATDAALYAKDRNFYHVASGPGFTTAYVFGVCILMEMLWLHSYPIEAAEFFHGPFEIVDRSTPLILITGEDPSRPLMERVSSFCDTYAERVMKYDSRDFAMKGIAPEIRPIVAPYILQSALKRLSVHLSVLHNQPLTTRRYMWKVAY from the coding sequence ATGTCCATCGCTTACGACCGCATCCGCGTGCTGGATGGCCTCGCGCAGACGCAGGCTGCCGTGCCCGAGGCTTTCGCGCTCGGCCGCAAGCTCGCGGCGGGTATCGACCGGATTTATCTCGTTGCCGCGGGCTCGGCCAACCGTGCCATGCTCGGCATCGCATACTGGCTCGAGCATTATTCGCCCGGCATCGAGGTGCGCCGCTACTTCCCGGCCGAATTCATGGCGATCGACCCGCCCCGGCTCGACGGCCGCACATTGGTGCTGCTCGCCTCGAAATCGGGCACGACGCCGGAGACGGTCGCCGCCGCGCGGTTCCTGAAGGACAAGCCCTGCCAGGTCGTGGCCTTCAGCCAATATGCCGACAAGCCGCTGGCCCAGGCCGTGCCGCAGCATTTCATCGTCGGCGACACCAGCGAATCCTTCATCGCCATGTTCATGCTGATGCAGGCTCTGGTCGGTGGCATCATGACGGAGAAGGAAGGCTGGCCGCTTGGCGACAAGCTGCTCGCCTCGCTCGATGCCTTGCCGGGCGCGATTGCCGATGCGGCCGAGCAGAACGAGGAGCGCGCCGCGACGGACGCGGCGCTCTATGCCAAGGACCGGAATTTCTATCACGTCGCCTCGGGGCCGGGCTTCACCACGGCCTATGTCTTCGGCGTCTGCATCCTGATGGAGATGCTCTGGCTGCACAGCTACCCGATCGAGGCGGCCGAGTTCTTCCATGGTCCTTTCGAGATCGTCGACCGCTCGACGCCGCTGATCCTGATCACCGGCGAGGATCCGAGCCGCCCGCTGATGGAGCGCGTCTCGAGCTTCTGCGACACCTATGCCGAGCGCGTGATGAAATATGATTCCCGCGATTTCGCGATGAAAGGCATCGCGCCTGAAATCCGCCCGATCGTGGCGCCCTATATCCTGCAATCGGCGCTGAAGCGCTTGTCGGTGCATCTCTCGGTGCTGCACAACCAGCCGCTGACGACCCGCCGCTATATGTGGAAGGTGGCTTACTGA
- a CDS encoding hydantoinase/oxoprolinase family protein: MAWRIGIDSGGTFTDVCLFDDATGEVAVWKVPSTPDDPSRAIARGTQEGTERVGAKPSEVAYFGHGTTVGTNALIQHRGVKTGLITTEGFRDLIEIGRQKRPDLYDLQVDKAPPLVTRDLRFGVSERLRHDGSVEIPLDEEGVRVAARALKAAGVKAVAIGFLYGFVNPAHEQAAKRIVAEEFPEAFICASHEVAPEFREYERISTAVVNAYLGPVMQSYIRRLADRLTELGVTTTPHLTQSNGGVIGFDMAARLPVRTVLSGPSTGVVAAQAIGQMTGIENLITFDMGGTSSDVALLRGGEAKFASDAIVHGYPIKAPMLDIHTVGAGGGSLAAIDSGGLLKVGPRSAGADPGPVCYDRGATEPAVTDANVVLQTLNPTHLLGGRMPIRQDLSKQAISRLADQLGLDVMATAQGIISVVTANMAKAIRVVSVQRGHDPRDYALVAFGGAGPLHAARLARELEMKRIVVPRNPGIGCALGLLLTDLRANFATTRLATLGDALVGAMTEAFAGLVAQGEHWFAEEKVAPNDRKLRRTADLRYQGQNYELSIDVPEGQISSATIAALADGFAEAHKRLYGFVAEGEAVQLVTYRVEAIGFVPKAQFRPQADAGPESDQAIIGSREVWFPEAGGFVACKIYDRDKLKSGNVIAGPAIIEQMDSTTVLLPGMIATVEPYLNLILETP, from the coding sequence ATGGCTTGGCGGATCGGGATCGATTCCGGGGGAACTTTTACCGACGTCTGTCTGTTCGACGACGCGACCGGTGAGGTGGCGGTCTGGAAAGTGCCCTCCACGCCGGATGATCCCTCCCGCGCCATCGCGCGCGGCACGCAGGAAGGCACCGAACGCGTCGGCGCCAAGCCGAGCGAAGTCGCCTATTTCGGTCATGGCACCACGGTTGGCACCAACGCCCTGATCCAGCATCGCGGCGTCAAGACCGGTCTCATCACCACCGAGGGCTTCCGCGATCTGATCGAGATCGGCCGCCAGAAGCGCCCCGATCTCTACGATCTCCAGGTCGACAAGGCGCCGCCTCTGGTGACCCGCGATCTGCGTTTCGGCGTCTCGGAGCGCCTGCGCCATGACGGTTCGGTCGAGATTCCGCTCGACGAAGAGGGCGTGCGGGTTGCCGCCCGCGCGCTGAAGGCGGCCGGCGTCAAGGCGGTGGCAATCGGCTTCCTCTACGGCTTCGTGAATCCCGCCCATGAGCAGGCTGCCAAGCGCATCGTCGCCGAGGAGTTCCCGGAGGCCTTCATCTGCGCCTCGCATGAAGTCGCGCCCGAGTTCCGCGAATATGAGCGTATCTCGACGGCCGTGGTGAACGCCTATCTCGGCCCGGTCATGCAGAGCTATATCCGCCGCCTTGCCGACCGGCTGACGGAACTCGGCGTCACCACGACACCGCATCTGACGCAGTCCAATGGCGGCGTCATCGGCTTCGACATGGCCGCCCGCCTGCCGGTGCGCACCGTGCTGTCGGGGCCGTCCACCGGCGTCGTCGCCGCGCAGGCGATCGGCCAGATGACCGGCATCGAGAACCTGATCACCTTCGATATGGGCGGGACATCCTCCGACGTCGCGCTGCTGCGCGGCGGCGAGGCGAAGTTCGCCAGCGACGCGATCGTCCACGGCTATCCGATCAAGGCGCCGATGCTCGACATCCACACCGTCGGGGCCGGCGGCGGCTCGCTCGCCGCGATCGATTCCGGCGGGCTGCTCAAGGTCGGTCCGCGCAGTGCCGGCGCCGATCCCGGCCCGGTCTGCTATGATCGCGGCGCGACGGAGCCCGCCGTCACCGACGCCAATGTCGTGCTGCAGACGCTGAACCCCACTCATCTGCTCGGCGGCCGCATGCCGATCCGGCAGGATCTCTCGAAGCAGGCGATTAGCCGGCTTGCCGACCAGCTCGGCCTCGACGTGATGGCCACCGCCCAGGGCATCATCTCGGTCGTCACCGCCAACATGGCCAAGGCGATCCGCGTCGTCTCGGTCCAGCGCGGGCATGACCCGCGCGACTACGCGCTCGTCGCCTTTGGCGGCGCCGGTCCGCTGCATGCGGCGCGGCTTGCGCGCGAATTGGAGATGAAGCGCATCGTCGTGCCGCGCAATCCCGGCATCGGCTGCGCGCTTGGCCTCCTGCTGACCGATCTGCGCGCCAATTTCGCCACCACCCGCCTTGCCACATTGGGCGACGCTCTGGTCGGCGCGATGACCGAGGCCTTCGCCGGCCTGGTCGCGCAGGGCGAGCACTGGTTCGCCGAGGAGAAGGTCGCGCCCAACGATCGCAAGCTCCGGCGCACGGCCGATCTGCGCTATCAGGGCCAGAATTACGAATTGTCGATCGACGTGCCGGAAGGCCAGATCTCGAGCGCGACCATCGCGGCTTTGGCCGATGGCTTCGCCGAGGCGCATAAGCGGCTCTACGGCTTCGTCGCCGAAGGCGAGGCGGTGCAACTCGTGACCTACCGCGTCGAGGCGATCGGCTTCGTGCCCAAGGCGCAGTTCCGGCCGCAAGCCGATGCCGGGCCGGAATCGGATCAAGCGATCATCGGCAGCCGCGAGGTCTGGTTCCCCGAGGCCGGCGGTTTCGTGGCGTGCAAGATCTATGATCGCGACAAGCTGAAATCCGGCAATGTCATCGCCGGGCCGGCGATCATCGAGCAGATGGATTCGACCACCGTGCTGTTGCCGGGGATGATCGCGACCGTCGAGCCCTACCTCAACCTGATCCTGGAGACGCCGTGA